One genomic window of Oncorhynchus clarkii lewisi isolate Uvic-CL-2024 chromosome 5, UVic_Ocla_1.0, whole genome shotgun sequence includes the following:
- the LOC139408302 gene encoding GTP-binding protein Di-Ras2 has translation MPEQSNDYRVVVFGAGGVGKSSLVLRFVKGTFRDSYIPTVEDTYRQVISCDKSICTLQITDTTGSHQFPAMQRLSISKGHAFILVYSVTSRQSLEELKPIYEQVCQIKGEVETCPIMLVGNKCDETSAREVETTDGDATSKKWKCAFMETSAKTNHNVKELFQELLNLEKRRTVSLQIDGKSKQQKRAEKLKGKCVVM, from the coding sequence ATGCCGGAGCAGAGCAATGACTATCGCGTGGTGGTGTTCGGCGCCGGAGGTGTGGGGAAGAGCTCCCTGGTTCTCCGCTTCGTCAAGGGGACCTTCCGCGACAGCTACATCCCCACCGTGGAGGACACATACAGACAGGTGATTAGCTGCGACAAGAGCATCTGCACACTCCAGATCacagacaccacaggcagccaccAGTTCCCCGCCATGCAGCGTCTGTCCATCTCCAAGGGCCACGCCTTCATCCTGGTCTACTCTGTCACCAGCCGTCAGTCTCTGGAGGAGCTCAAGCCCATCTATGAGCAGGTGTGTCAGATCAAGGGCGAAGTGGAGACGTGTCCCATCATGCTGGTGGGCAACAAGTGCGACGAGACGTCGGCGCGCGAGGTCGAGACCACGGATGGCGATGCCACGTCCAAGAAGTGGAAGTGCGCCTTCATGGAGACGTCGGCCAAGACCAACCACAACGTCAAGGAGCTCTTCCAGGAGCTGCTCAACCTGGAGAAACGCAGGACTGTCAGCCTCCAGATCGACGGCAAATCGAAGCAGCAGAAACGCGCCGAGAAGCTCAAGGGCAAGTGTGTGGTCATGTGA